Within the Deltaproteobacteria bacterium genome, the region ATGTTAATATATGCATGTCTTCGTGCTACATGGTGATTCATGGAAGCAAATCTAAAGGGCAATATTTTTACAATCGGTTATGGTGCTCAAACACCAGCAACACTGCTTAAACATCTTAAAAGGGCTAAAATTAAATATGTTGTAGATGTAAGATCTATACCATATTCAAGATATCAACCCGATTATTCGAAAGAAGTTTTTGAACAGTTTCTTGATAAAAATGGTATGCGATATGTATTTATGGGAGATTTACTGGGAGGGCGCCCGAAAGACGATGATTGCTACATTGATGGCAAAGTAGCCTATGCTAAAATACGAAGCAAAGAATATTTCAAACGAGGCCTAGTTCGTATTATCAATGCATTTAAACAAGGCTTAAATATCTGCTTATTATGCAGCGAAAGTAAACCTACTCAATGCCATAGAGCAAAATTAATTGGCTGCGCTTTATCAGATGAAGGGGTTCAAGTTTTACACCTTCTTCCTAATGGAACAAGCTGTACACAGCAAGAAGTAGTTAGAGAGCTAACAAAAGGTCAGCAGAACTTGTTTGCTGAGCATTTTGTTTCGCGTAAAGTCTACAAGCAAGGGCATGTATGCGAATCTTGACAATTGGTGGTTATGGATTCACCGAAGATAAATTTATCCATACGTTGAAATCAGCTGATGTAGATATTTTAGTAGATATACGACAGCGTCGTGGTCTGCGTGGTTCGCGCTATGCATTTCTTAATAGTAAACGGCTTCAAGCAATTTTGAATTCAGCGAATATTAGATATTTATATGTTCGTGAACTTGCCCCAACTTCTGAGATCCGTGAGACGCAAAAGCGTGAAGATGCTAATTCGAAGACATCCAAACGTGATCGTTTGCATTTGTCTCCAAATTTCGTAAGCAAATATCAAAATGCAATTTTATCCACTTTTGATTTTACCAACTTTCAACATAGTTTAATTTCAGCTCAAGCTATTGCGTTTTTTTGCGTTGAAGGGGCTCCTGAAGCATGTCATCGCTCTCTTGCTGCTGAGCATATTGCAAGCTTATTTGATGAGAACATACAAGTGGAGCATTTAATTCCATGAAAGTGCTAATTGTCGCTAAAACAAGATACGGCAATGATTGTTGCATTGGTGCTCTAACATATAAAGGTAAAAGCCTTCGCTTAAAAGAACTTGATGAGTCTTTTCCACCACAAAACATGTATTCAGTTGGTGATATTTGGGAAGTAAAGACACAGAAATCCAATCAGCTTACCCCGCCACATATTGAAACTGTTTTAGTGACAACTCGAGATAAAATCGGCTCATAGCAAAATATAAATAAAATAATTAGATCGATTATTAAAACCCCGTGGATAGGTGATATTACGTCTCTATATGAAGGAAAACTTAAATTTGAAAATGGCAGCGGTTATATTGAAAAGCCAAACATTCCTGATTGTAGTACGTGGTTTTGGCTCCCTGATAAAGATCTTGTTTTAAATGAGTCTAATTTTAATAATAAGGTTAAATATTATTATAAATATGATGATACCCATAAATTGAAATACGTAGGTTTTGTTAAGCCAATCCCAACTCTATTTGCACAAACTCTCGTTCGAGTGTCACTCGCGGGCTGGTGGCAGAAAGATAGCGATGTACCCGAACGATGTTATTTACAACTTTCAGGATGGTACTTATAAACAAGGACTCAGTACTCATTATTATTGATATGCATGTTAATTGCCTTTTTTAATAGTAAGTGTGTAATAACCTATGTTGATGCCTACATTAACTAAAACTAAGGTTTGACAAATTAAAAAGTGTAAGACTCACAACAGTTAATAAACAATAAAGATATAACGAATAGATATAAATATACTCTATCGTTGTATAATGAAATACAACGCAAACGGTACGTAGCTAATAAAATGAATTTAAAAAATAATTTTATTATTGACATATGAACACCAACATGATCACATCAGCATTGTCTATAAATTAAGCAATAAACAAGAAGGGGGATAATCAACAAAACAAATTTAAAACAATTGTAGCGGCGCTATGCATGGGCGAAATAAGCGTTGCTTCTACCCGCGCCCAAAGAAGTGTTTTTATTATTTCAAGCGAGGAACATTACGGTTGCACCCGTAATGCCCCTCTAAGTTTCACTTGCCTACACAGGAGGCCGTAAAACCTAATGAGTGATCAAACTCGTCGTTCACCTAGAGTCAAGTCGTCTTCACGTAAAAATAAGCAACAAATAGATCATGTCAATCAGATCAGCGATCAAAGCTTCGAACAATATATCGCCAAATATTTTAATCGGCGCAATTGCAATCGTGAAAAAGTAATTCAAACTATTAGCTATTTATGGCGTCAATATACCATGAACTTAGAAATGCTTGGTGAGCTAGCAGCATTGTGTGCTACTTATCATGAAAAAGCACAGGTTTATGCTGAGCGTGTTGAAAAGCGTTTTAGTGAATTATAACATTATAAGTATTAGATAACTTTTATCTAGAAATACTAAAGCTTGTTTAAATCGCTAATTAGCAACATCAGTATCATTGAGTAGTTATATTGCATAATAGGTGAGCAAGTAGTGGAAATCTGCAGTCAGGAGATATTTATTGGAAGTATTTGTGTCTAGACTTATTAATGACGGTTGAGTCATAATTTGTAATTAATTTCATTAGTTAGAATCTGGATCGTTGAAGCCCAGAGAGAATTGGCGATGCGCTATTGGGTCTATAAATGCAATGTAACGGGGCAATATAGCTACTTTGGCGATTGGGATGAAGTGTTTAGTAATATGCAACCATCAGCTTGGGGTTCTGCGGAGGAGAATAAAGCACTAGGCAAATTGCAAGATGGAGACTTAGTACTTGCATACCAGACGGACCGTAACGAACTCGTAGGAGTTGCTCGCGTTGAGGGCTTTAAGGGCAAGCTAAATAATAAGAATTTATTTTTAAAACCAATAGAAGAAATTCGGGTTAGG harbors:
- a CDS encoding DUF488 domain-containing protein, encoding MRILTIGGYGFTEDKFIHTLKSADVDILVDIRQRRGLRGSRYAFLNSKRLQAILNSANIRYLYVRELAPTSEIRETQKREDANSKTSKRDRLHLSPNFVSKYQNAILSTFDFTNFQHSLISAQAIAFFCVEGAPEACHRSLAAEHIASLFDENIQVEHLIP
- a CDS encoding DUF488 domain-containing protein; amino-acid sequence: MEANLKGNIFTIGYGAQTPATLLKHLKRAKIKYVVDVRSIPYSRYQPDYSKEVFEQFLDKNGMRYVFMGDLLGGRPKDDDCYIDGKVAYAKIRSKEYFKRGLVRIINAFKQGLNICLLCSESKPTQCHRAKLIGCALSDEGVQVLHLLPNGTSCTQQEVVRELTKGQQNLFAEHFVSRKVYKQGHVCES